The Lycorma delicatula isolate Av1 chromosome 2, ASM4794821v1, whole genome shotgun sequence DNA window GATGTTtatgatgataatttatttatacttcccaaatataattctaatgtatacttttttgtttgtttcaggcACATGTTTGAAAGAAATCTAGCAGTGCAAATATGAACAGAtggtaaacttttaaaatgacaTCTGAATTAAAAGAAAGACTTAAGATGAGTTCTGAATCAAAAGAGACTGTTGCTGCCGCTTTCCGTAAATTATTCCGTTCATCAGATAAAATATCTGAATCAGATGGAAGTAGTGGAAGTCGGAAAAATGGTCAAGAAAAAAGTAATGGTTCACCAGCTAGGAGATTATTAAGTCGTCATGGTTACCATACAGATATGGTCGCACCAGCAGACTCACTAGACAATGCAACAGGTCCAACCGGTGgcctttttaagaaaaagaatagtAGCAGCACTTCTGCTGTTGAATGCTCTTCTCAAAAAATGACCGTTCGATCAAGAAGACTCATGAAAGAGCTCAGAAATATccaaagaaatgaaagaaaagatcCTGTTTTTACTGTAGAGctgataaatgataatttatttgaatggCATATACGCTTATTTCGTATCGATTCGGAAAGTGAATTGGCCACTGATATGCGTGAATTGGGGATCTCATGTATTAATCTGCATCTCATGTTCCCTGATAATTTTCCTTTTACACCTCCATTCATGAGAGTTATTTCTCCTCGTATTGAGAAAGGTTTTGTCATGGAAGGTGGAGCAATCTGCATGGAATTACTGACACCAAGAGGCTGGACTAGTGCCTATACAGTAGAAGCCATAGTAATGCAGTTTGCAGCTAGTGTTGTGAAAGGACAGGTATagctttttgtgttatttttttcttaaatcattttactttcttataaaattgtGTACCTAACACATCTACAATATAATGATAATTAGTAGTAGAACACTTTTGCATTTAATCTAGGTGTTTGACCTCACCACAATGATAGAACCACTAAGATAACCTAGGAGTAAATTACTTAATTAGTTAtgtcagaatttattattttgggaGATTCATTTTTGTTCAGTGATGTTAGAAGCAATTTGAAATAGATAAAcctgataaatgttttaaaagtgtaGGTGACTTCTTGTAACACAAGAAATGTGATTCCGCGTGCAGCTTATAACTCTACCTTATATCAGTGTTCAAAAAAAGTAAAGCTATTAGAAAtcaataacataaaatgaaaaaaatttagggtAGACAATGATAGACTATTTCTGACATGCACAATATGTATcatcaatgtttctgatatgttgCTGCAGaatcatttttaagtattaaggtgatttttcataatgtaattcttcaaatgacaaataaaaataactactggAAACACACTTCATTCATAGCTATAATTACATATTAGTTATATTGTAGCTCTATATTCAGCTTAGTGAAAAAAAACACTTCATTCCTAACTTTCATACTAACAACTGACATGGGTATTTGTTACTCTTGGGAATGGCTATGCCATTTTTAGGAATGACTGTTTAATGTAAGATCCCTTCACAGGGCCAGCCCTAGGTGGTAGGCTCTAGGCCTACAGCAGCAAAATTTAGGAGTGGCAAAATCACCTGAActagtgcaaaaaaaaataaacacaacccataaaaatgtattttgattacttgaatctagaaaataatattatttactatttattagtacaataattttattatgcactagttttgtttattgttttaaaagtatatttagatTATATCTGAAAATAGTACACtagttttagtttgtaattttgttttcattagctcattaaaaatgtaaattttgtttttcaataaaattattctccataaatctgtattagtattattgtcttaattcaattatatatcatttttctggttaacatgttctttataattctgtttctttctttttttaaattttaaagtttctttgAAGCTTGGGGGGGGCAGTATTTTTTGGGTTTGCCTACAGTGGCAAAAACGCTAGGGCTGGCCCTATTCTACAATCTAAGTACCTTAGGTGATTGTTTATGGcacctaaaatacataaatataacaatataattgaaACGTTGATATTCTTACATACAGATTCATTATGGCTACAGTCATTATGGCTCAATGTTAGTCATAATCCTTATCTTAATTAATGTCAGTAATTTTTAATGGTAGAAGATAATAGgtgattattaacattttatgttatatatgatAAAAGAGGTACTGAAACTACTACATAGGCTAAcgttacactaaaaaaaaaaatttagttttttacagcAGCTGTTGGGCTTTTATCATATCTATTGGCAGCATCTTACTTGTTGCTATCTTTGCTACTTTGCTATTTTGCTAATCCATGCATTGCTACTTTTGTTAGAGTCCCTTTACCCTTGACTAAGgagtttacagttaaaaaatattatatagttgTTTGTGAAAGTCCAGTCTTTCAAAATACAACTTCTTTAAACTTTTTGCTATACtgtatttgaaaaaagttgtatCCCTTATCCTTTTCCCTTGTTGTAATGTctgctcatttttacttttcacaGTATATATCCAGTATATAATGTATAACAATTCAAAAGGTTACTGTGGACTATACATTTTTAATCTTCTATCACAttcaacttattaattaaaaaaagtattctaaaaGCACTGAAAATCCTCTAATATTTACCACATCACTCTAGCTTTGACAGGTATTGAAAATGATATCCATCCATAAGTGGATATCATTTCCAAACATCTCTGTGCACAATAAGCAAAGAGATTCTCCCTAGGTATGTAGTGTGATGTGATGAATGTTGATGTTGGTCATGAATGTATATATTTGACCTGTAGCTCAAGTGTTTGTATTACCTCCATACACTTCTCCTTCAGTGATCCCCACAGGAAAACATAAGTCATTGTCAGATCTGGTGATTGATCTGGTAACAGTTACTTAAAGGTGATTTGATGTCCAAAGAAATCCTGTCCTTAGAGTGTATAATGATGTGAGAGCATCATTATGAATGTGCAGTTGCATCATTGTGCTAGAATTATCTTTCATGAAtataaagttacataaatttttgatagtattttaaattatattaataaaaaccaccTAGTTCAGGATATTGAGGTAAGACATATCTTAATTTTATGGTGATTTCAGTAAACTTTGGTTATAAACAAATTGATAATCTGAGAACGAGTCAATTTTTCTGCTGAAGAAAATGGCCATTATAATGTGGTATAAATAATAGCACACCAAAAAGCATTCTTCTGGTAGTAGAAAGGCATTTTCTTAAATTCATGAGGAGATTTTCAGAACTTCATAAACTTTTGGCTGTTAACATATGACAGATTGTCTCATCGTTAAAGAATATCATGTCCAAAATCTTCTCACTTTTATCAAACAATAAATCCTGAAACTAGTATCATTCAGATTGTTAGTTCATTGTTAAATTAGACATTTAGTTCGTTCAGTAAAGTAAGTTTGCAGATACTTTTTACTATGTGTAGTTCAATTATAGCAGGTTCATGAAAAGCCTACATAATAACTTACATGAAGCTGTGTTATACACATGTGTCTTATACACAAAGagcatataataattttctagaaTATTAAGTCAAACACAAtgggtttttcaattttttttaaattttgttttttttgtttttctgtttcctTTTAGCCCAATACATTTACTTCAGAGATATACTCTAGCTTTTTGATACCATCTGAAATATAAGATTTCTTGAAACttccaaaatatacattttttcactgattattacactatttgataaaatttctttGCAGTGACCAATTTTTTCAGGTTAGAAACAAGAAAATATCATAATAACATCTCTACCCATTGTTTCAACCGTTCATCCATTTCTAGGATATGGTGTTGATTCCATGTTTTATAAACAGATATTAATTGACCCAGAAATTTGTTTGTCTTATTTTTAAACAGCTTTAAACAATGCTTAAAAATGGTCAtccaattgtgtttttttatcaattatgaaTAAATACAGCACTCTTCATAGCTTTtt harbors:
- the LOC142319087 gene encoding ubiquitin-conjugating enzyme E2Q-like protein 1 — encoded protein: MTSELKERLKMSSESKETVAAAFRKLFRSSDKISESDGSSGSRKNGQEKSNGSPARRLLSRHGYHTDMVAPADSLDNATGPTGGLFKKKNSSSTSAVECSSQKMTVRSRRLMKELRNIQRNERKDPVFTVELINDNLFEWHIRLFRIDSESELATDMRELGISCINLHLMFPDNFPFTPPFMRVISPRIEKGFVMEGGAICMELLTPRGWTSAYTVEAIVMQFAASVVKGQGRIARKPKSSSKDFNRRSAEESFRSLVKTHDKYGWVTPPLADG